One segment of Prionailurus bengalensis isolate Pbe53 chromosome E3, Fcat_Pben_1.1_paternal_pri, whole genome shotgun sequence DNA contains the following:
- the TNP2 gene encoding nuclear transition protein 2, with the protein MDTKTQSLPITHTQPHGNSRPQSHTCSQCCGRSRSRSRSRSSGHSPTGHQSQSPDPSPPPRHQKHSMRSHRCPPRPTTRSCSYPKNRRNSGGKVKKRKAAKRSPRVYKTKRRNSGQKYN; encoded by the exons ATGGACACCAAGACGCAGAGCCTTCCCATCACCCACACCCAGCCCCACGGCAACTCTCGGCCCCAAAGCCACACCTGCAGCCAGTGCTGcggccggagccggagccggagccggagccggagctcCGGCCACAGCCCaactggccaccagagccagagTCCAGACCCCAGCCCACCGCCGAGGCACCAGAAACACAGCATGCGCTCCCACCGCTGCCCCCCGCGACCCACCACTCGTTCCTGCAGCTACCCCAAGAACAGAAGGAATTCGGGAGGAAAGGTGAAAAAGAGGAAGGCGGCCAAGAGGAGCCCGCGGGTGTATAAAACAAAGAGGCGGAACTCAG GGCAGAAATACAACTGA
- the SOCS1 gene encoding suppressor of cytokine signaling 1 gives MVAHNQVAADNAISTAAESRRRPEPSSSSSPPSPSAAPPVPARPRPCPAAPAPAPGDTHFRTFRSHAEYRRITRASALLDACGFYWGPLSVHGAHERLRAEPVGTFLVRDSRQRNCFFALSVKMASGPTSIRVHFQAGRFHLDGSRESFDCLFELLEHYVAAPRRMLGAPLRQRRVRPLQELCRQRIVATVGRENLARIPLNPVLRDYLSSFPFQI, from the coding sequence ATGGTAGCACACAACCAGGTGGCAGCCGACAATGCAATCTCCACGGCAGCAGAGTCCCGACGGCGGCCAGAGCCTTCCTCGTCCTCGTCCCCGCCCTCGCCCTCGGCGGCGCCCCCGGTCCCCGCGCGCCCGCGGCCCTGCCcggcggccccggccccggcccccggcgACACGCACTTCCGCACGTTCCGCTCTCACGCCGAGTACCGGCGCATCACCCGAGCCAGCGCGCTGCTCGACGCCTGCGGCTTCTACTGGGGGCCCCTGAGCGTGCACGGGGCGCACGAGCGGCTGCGCGCCGAGCCCGTGGGCACCTTCCTGGTGCGCGACAGCCGCCAGCGGAACTGCTTCTTCGCCCTCAGCGTGAAGATGGCCTCGGGCCCCACGAGCATCCGCGTGCACTTCCAGGCCGGCCGCTTCCACCTGGACGGCAGCCGCGAGAGCTTCGACTGCCTCTTCGAGCTGCTGGAGCACTACGTGGCGGCGCCGCGCCGCATGCTCGGGGCCCCGCTGCGCCAGCGCCGCGTGCGGCCGCTGCAGGAGCTGTGTCGCCAGCGCATCGTGGCCACCGTGGGCCGCGAGAACCTGGCGCGCATCCCCCTCAACCCCGTCCTCCGCGACTACTTGAGCTCCTTCCCCTTTCAGATCTGA